The segment CGTATGGAGTTTATCATTATTTTACTAATACACATTAATATTTACTGTTTTATAGAATTTGCTGTCCGCGTAGAGAATTGGTTAGAAAGAGTTCCCGAAGTTATTCCCAGACGCGAGATTTTTAAACCGGATTCTGCTAAAATTGATCAGGAGTTTCAATCCTATTTCGTTAGAGGAATTGATCGAGGATGAGACTATTTATTATCTTTATTCCCTATTCCCTCCTATCAAACTGTGGAGATAAAAGATGAATTTAAAGCGCATTGTTGCGATCGCCAGTAACGTTTTTTTAGAAGTTGTCCGCGATCGCATTCTTTATATTATTGGGGTTTTTGCTCTGCTTTTGGTGGCTTCCGTCCGTTTACTTCCCGAAATATCAGCCGGGTTAGAAAATAAAATTATTCTCGATTTTGGCATGGCGATGATCAGTTTTCTTAGCTTACTAATTACCGTTTTTGTTAGTGCCAATCTCGTCAATAAAGAAATTGAAAAACGCACCGTTTATCAGTTAGTTTCTAAACCCGTAAGTCGATCTGAACTGATTATTGGTAAACATTTGGGAATCTCAGCGTTTATTGCCGTTTTAGTCCTAGTGATGGCACTATTGTATTTTGGAATCCTCAGTTTTAACAAAATTTCCTACCCCTTTACCAGTCTAAGTGTCGCTGTTTTATTTCTATGGCTACAATTATCTTTAATTGCGGCGGTGGGGATTTTATTAGGAGTATTTACCAGTTCGCTTCTCGCCAGTTTATTAACCTTTGGTGTTTATGTGATGGGAAGTTTAAGCCGTGACTTATTAGCATTAGGAAAATATAGCGAAAACCCCGCCATAGAACAATTTATGAGAGGGTTATATGTAATTTTACCCGATTTAGCCCGACTAGATTTAAAAAATGAAGCCATTTATGGTTACTTACCCGCTCCCCCCTTATTAATCATGAACGTGGCTTATGCTATCCTTTATATGATTCTCTTATTGTCCCTATCCATTACAATTTTTTGGCGACGAGAATTTTAGTTATAGGGGGGAACAGGGAACAGGGAATAGGGAAAAAGTACCTTTTTAAGGGTTTGAGGTTTTGTTGATATCCTAACCTATCCTTCAATTACTATCAGGAATAAAAAATAGCGTTGATGTACACCATGATAATTACAGAAAAATTACCACAACTCCAAGCCCTATTTCAACAAATGGATCGGGCATTAATTGCTTATTCGGGAGGAGTAGATAGCACTCTTGTTGCTAAAATTGCTTATGATATTTTGGGCGATCGCGCTTTAGCAATAACAGCCGTTTCTCCTTCCTTATTACTCGAAGATTTAGCAGAAGCTCGAATTCAAGCCGCAGAAATTGGCATTCAACATCGAGAAATTGAAACTCAAGAAATGGAGAATCCGAATTATACATCAAACCCAGTTAATCGCTGCTATTTTTGTAAAAGTGAACTCCATGACACCTTAAAACCCTTAGCTCAAAAATGGGGTTATTCTTATATTGTCGATGGGGTAAATGCCGATGATTTACGAGATTATCGCCCCGGAATTCAAGCCGCCAAAGAACGAGGTGTCCGTTCCCCCTTAGCCGAAGTAGGTGTTAGCAAAACTGAAGTCCGAGAACTTTCTAAATATTTAGGGTTAATGGCCTGGGATAAACCCGCTCAACCCTGCTTAAGTTCGCGCTTTCCCTATACTGAAGAAATTACCATTGCTAAATTACAACGGGTGGGTAGAGCCGAAGTTTATTTAAGAAAATTAGGCTGGAAAAATTTACGAGTTCGCTCAGAAGCAGATACCGCCCGCATCGAATTACCCCCCGAACAAATCAAAGAATTTGTATCTCAAACAGAACTTTCCCAATTAGTTCAAGCTTTTCAACAATTTGGGTTTGTTTATGTTACTTTAGATTTAGAGGGATATCGAAGCGGAAAATTAAATCAAGTCCTACCTTCGGAATTATTAGTCCGTCCCTAAACCTAAAAAATATCCCTACCATTAACTATGGCAGGGGCGAGGACAGTCAGACGCTATTGGTTTTTATTGTGTAGGAATTTAAGCTAACTGTAGCTTAGGGTTGTGACAATTTTCCGAGTGTCCATCCTCAAAAAATAGGATAATAATCTGCGATCGCTTAAAATCGGGTTAAAGTTTAATCGAAGCGAACAATGAATTTTTCCTCCTGGCATCCTTTGGGTGTGGCCCCGAATGCGTGGAATGTGAATCAAACCGACGCCGATATTACCCGCCCACCCCTGGAACCTCGGCCCATTACGATAACCACCGAGACAAAAACCCTGCGTTTGGACTTAGCAAAAACCGCTATTATTGTTATCGATCTGCAAAATGATTTTTGTCATCCCGACGGTTGGTTAGCTCATATTGGCGTGGATATCACCCCGGCGCAACAACCGATTTCCCCTTTAAATAGATTACTGCCTCGGTTGCGTTCAGTGCAGGTTCCTGTGATTTGGTTGAACTGGGGAAACCGTCCCGACTTACTCAATATTAGTGCGGGTTTGCGTCACGTTTACAACCCCACGGGAGAAGATATTGGGTTAGGCGACCCTTTACCTAAAAATGGTTCCTCTGTTTTAATGGCAGGAAGTTGGGGGGCGGCAATTGTGGATGAATTAGACCAACAACCCCAAGATATTTATATTAATAAATATCGGATGAGTGGGTTTTGGGATACTCCTTTAGATAGTATTTTAAGAAACTTAGGAAAAACCACTTTATTATTTGCTGGAGTTAATGCCGACCAATGTGTAATGGCGACTCTACAGGATGCCAATTTTCTAGGCTATGATTGTATTTTAGTTAAAGATTGTACGGCAACCACATCCCCAGATTATTGCTGGTTAGCAACGGTTTACAATGTTAAACAATGCTTTGGGTTTGTTTGTGATTCTCAAGCTATTTTAGAGGGCATTCATTCATAACTATTCCCTATTCCCTATTCCCTGTTCCCTGTTCCCTTTTGCTTAAGAATTTTGAACACAACTCAAATAGGATTGATATATTATGATTGAGCGCTGTATGATTCCAGTCGTCAAATCTCCTAGAGATTATCAAGCTTATCGTATTAGCCCTCAAGATACAAATCGATTAGCCATTATTTTCGATCCCGATGCCGCTAATACCTCTTTAACGGTTTGTGTAGAAATTTTTGAAGTTGGGGGAAAAACTCCTCCCAACCGTCATCAATTAGCGGTAGAAATGTTTTTTGTGATTAAAGGGGAAGGAGTGGCAATTTGTGATGGAAAAACGGTTGAAATTAAGGCTGGATATAGTATTTTAGTTCCGCCAACAGGAACTCATATTATTAAAAATACAGGTTCAACTCGCTTATATGCTTTATGTATTATGGTTCCTAATGAAAATTTTGTAGAATTAATTCGCAGTGGTACCCCGGTAGAATTGGATGAAGAAGACTTAAACGTCTTAAGTCGGAGGGATGTGTTTGTTTAGGGTTAAATCATTTTGACTTCTGATGATTTTTTAAGATTAGTTAAGATAGGGTTACTGATGGAAACAAAAAAAGTACATTATACTCAAGGGATTATTTGTTAATAGCAACTTTTAACCGATTAAGCTTGATTTTCTAATGATTATTAAAGAAACAGCCTCTCTAATTACCCGTGATGGAATTCGACTTGATGCGGATATTTATCGACCCCAGACCGAGGAAAAATTACCCGTTTTATTAATGCGACAACCTTATGGGAGAGCGATCGCCTCTACCGTTGTTTACGCTCATCCTAAATGGTATGCTCAACAGGGGTATATTGTAGTAATTCAAGATGTTAGGGGACGAGGAACTTCAGAAGGAGAATTCCAACTTTTTATTCATGAAATAGAAGATGGGTTAGATACAATTAATTGGGTTGCTAATCTTCCTTATAGTAATGGTCAGGTGGGAATGTATGGCTTTTCCTATCAAGGAATGACCCAAATTTATGCGGCTTCTACCCGTCCAAAGGCATTAAAAACCGTATGTCCGGCGATGATGAGTCATGATTTATATCGAGATTGGGCCTATGAAGGGGGAGCTTTTTGTTTATATGCTAACTTAGGATGGGCGATACAAATTTCAGCAGAAACAGCCCGATTAAAAGAAGATGAAACCGCTTATAATTCTCTTTATCAAGCCTCTCGAAACTTACCCTTTTTTGATCCCATTCCTGCTAGTCCAGAAGTATTAAAAAAACACGATCCAGATTCATTTTATCACGAATGGTTAGCCCAGGATCAACCCGATGAATATTGGCAAAATCTATCTCCAAAATTAGATAATTTAGATTTACCTATGCTGCATATTGGGGGATGGTTTGATATTTATTTAAAAGGAACAATTCATTTCTATCAAGAAATGGTAAACCGCAGTCAACACCCCCAACATTTAATTATTGGCCCTTGGGCACATCTTCCCTGGGGTAGAAAAGTCGGGACACTCAATTATGGGTTAACCGCATCAACGTTTATTGATACCTTGCAAATTCAATGGTTTGATACCTTTTTAAAAGGTAAAGAAAATCCCATTTTTAATCAAAACCGGGTTGATTTATTTGAAATGGGAAGCCAAAACTGGCGAGAATTTAAACAATGGCCGTCATCCTCATCCCAGGTTTATTATTTATCAACCAATGGACTCGCTAATTTACGAGAAGATGCCGGAATATTAACCCCAAATTGTCCTAATAATTCTCAAGAAGATGTCTTTGTTCATGACCCTTGGCGTCCGGTTCCAGCACTCGGAGGTCATGCCATGTATCCAACGGGTTCTTTTGACCGTTCTACCTTAGACTGTCGCAGTGATATTGTTACCTATACCTCTGAAACGTTGAGTCAAGATTTGCATTTAGCAGGAGATTTAACCGTAGAACTTTATTGTACAGCAGACACACCCAGTTTTGATTTATGTGCGGTTTTATCGGAAGTTAAACCCGATGGCAGTGTCTATAATTTTAGTCAAGGCTACCAACGAATTAATTTAACTAAATCTAACATAAATCCTATTTTAAGTCAAGAAGAAAATATAAATTGCTATCAAATTAAAATGCAACCCACTTGTATTAAAATTCTTCAAGGGCATTGTTTACGTTTAAGCATAAGTGCGGCTTGTTTTCCTGCTTATCCAGTTAACCCCGGACTCGAAAAACCTATTAATCAAACCCGTTTAATGGATCATCAAATTATCACATTAAATATTAACTCTGGGGGTGATTTCCCCTCAAAAGTTATATTATCAACTCCAGATTAACTGTAGGGTGTGTAAGCTCCGCGCACGCACCAACTGTCAACTATCAACTGTCAACTATCAACTGTCAACTATCAACTGTCAACTATCAACTATAGCAATCCTAAATGATTTGTGAAAAAGTTTTGTAGGGGTTTGGTTTCCAAACCCAGGCGCAAAGAGGGTTTGGAAACCAAACCCCTACGATAAAATATTACAACCTATTTAGGAATGCTATATCAACTATCAACTATCAACTATCAACTATCAACTATCAACTATCAACTGTCAACTGTCAACACCTTAATATTTTGATAAAGTTGATTCAGATATTGCTCAACCTCTGGAGGTTTAGCTGTAAAGCTAATATAAAAGGTTCCAGATTCAGCCGTTTTTTCTAGGACTTTTGCATAAATATCATCACTCCATTGTTCTGATTCTAATTTCATATTAATCTTTAAATTTGCTAACACCCCAGGAATAATATCATTATTGGCTTCTGTAACAATTAAACCACTTTTTTCTGATAATTCCACTAAACCCCCTATCAATAGACTTCCATCAATATGTTTACCTTCTAAAATCGAATATTGTAA is part of the Planktothrix serta PCC 8927 genome and harbors:
- a CDS encoding ABC transporter permease, with the translated sequence MNLKRIVAIASNVFLEVVRDRILYIIGVFALLLVASVRLLPEISAGLENKIILDFGMAMISFLSLLITVFVSANLVNKEIEKRTVYQLVSKPVSRSELIIGKHLGISAFIAVLVLVMALLYFGILSFNKISYPFTSLSVAVLFLWLQLSLIAAVGILLGVFTSSLLASLLTFGVYVMGSLSRDLLALGKYSENPAIEQFMRGLYVILPDLARLDLKNEAIYGYLPAPPLLIMNVAYAILYMILLLSLSITIFWRREF
- the larE gene encoding ATP-dependent sacrificial sulfur transferase LarE — encoded protein: MITEKLPQLQALFQQMDRALIAYSGGVDSTLVAKIAYDILGDRALAITAVSPSLLLEDLAEARIQAAEIGIQHREIETQEMENPNYTSNPVNRCYFCKSELHDTLKPLAQKWGYSYIVDGVNADDLRDYRPGIQAAKERGVRSPLAEVGVSKTEVRELSKYLGLMAWDKPAQPCLSSRFPYTEEITIAKLQRVGRAEVYLRKLGWKNLRVRSEADTARIELPPEQIKEFVSQTELSQLVQAFQQFGFVYVTLDLEGYRSGKLNQVLPSELLVRP
- a CDS encoding cysteine hydrolase family protein codes for the protein MNFSSWHPLGVAPNAWNVNQTDADITRPPLEPRPITITTETKTLRLDLAKTAIIVIDLQNDFCHPDGWLAHIGVDITPAQQPISPLNRLLPRLRSVQVPVIWLNWGNRPDLLNISAGLRHVYNPTGEDIGLGDPLPKNGSSVLMAGSWGAAIVDELDQQPQDIYINKYRMSGFWDTPLDSILRNLGKTTLLFAGVNADQCVMATLQDANFLGYDCILVKDCTATTSPDYCWLATVYNVKQCFGFVCDSQAILEGIHS
- a CDS encoding cupin domain-containing protein, which gives rise to MIERCMIPVVKSPRDYQAYRISPQDTNRLAIIFDPDAANTSLTVCVEIFEVGGKTPPNRHQLAVEMFFVIKGEGVAICDGKTVEIKAGYSILVPPTGTHIIKNTGSTRLYALCIMVPNENFVELIRSGTPVELDEEDLNVLSRRDVFV
- a CDS encoding CocE/NonD family hydrolase; translation: MIIKETASLITRDGIRLDADIYRPQTEEKLPVLLMRQPYGRAIASTVVYAHPKWYAQQGYIVVIQDVRGRGTSEGEFQLFIHEIEDGLDTINWVANLPYSNGQVGMYGFSYQGMTQIYAASTRPKALKTVCPAMMSHDLYRDWAYEGGAFCLYANLGWAIQISAETARLKEDETAYNSLYQASRNLPFFDPIPASPEVLKKHDPDSFYHEWLAQDQPDEYWQNLSPKLDNLDLPMLHIGGWFDIYLKGTIHFYQEMVNRSQHPQHLIIGPWAHLPWGRKVGTLNYGLTASTFIDTLQIQWFDTFLKGKENPIFNQNRVDLFEMGSQNWREFKQWPSSSSQVYYLSTNGLANLREDAGILTPNCPNNSQEDVFVHDPWRPVPALGGHAMYPTGSFDRSTLDCRSDIVTYTSETLSQDLHLAGDLTVELYCTADTPSFDLCAVLSEVKPDGSVYNFSQGYQRINLTKSNINPILSQEENINCYQIKMQPTCIKILQGHCLRLSISAACFPAYPVNPGLEKPINQTRLMDHQIITLNINSGGDFPSKVILSTPD